The following proteins are co-located in the Calliphora vicina chromosome 2, idCalVici1.1, whole genome shotgun sequence genome:
- the LOC135949842 gene encoding uncharacterized protein LOC135949842 produces the protein MIDSNHIMIDSNHIMIDSNHIMIDSNHIDSNHILIDSNHILIDSNHILIDSNHIMIASNHIMIASNHITIDSNHITIDSNHITIDSNHIMIDFNHIMIDSSHIMIYSNHTMIDSNHIMIILL, from the coding sequence atgattgattccaatcatattatgattgattccaatcatattatgattgattccaatcatattatgattgattccAATCATATTGATTCCAATCATATTCTGATTGATTCCAATCATATTCTGATTGATTCCAATCATATTCTGATTGAttccaatcatattatgattgcctccaatcatattatgattgcctCCAATCATATTACGATTGATTCCAATCATATTACGATTGATTCCAATCATATTACGATTGAttccaatcatattatgattgatttcaatcatattatgattgactCCAGTCATATTATGATATACTCCAATCATACTATGATTGActccaatcatattatgataatcTTATTATGA